In Porites lutea chromosome 9, jaPorLute2.1, whole genome shotgun sequence, a single window of DNA contains:
- the LOC140949200 gene encoding E3 ubiquitin-protein ligase TRIM71-like: MESLLINLKEQVTCAICLDSFTDPKTIICLHTFCCDCLKKHALISQRNGKFRCPECQAEVDLPEANCFDKLPSSFHHNRLLSLLAVRQSGDGNEISCGICKKKSVEISYCFECAKFMCSDCVNAHQLFTNLTEGHKVTPVKQFQPQDFEALMKRQSFCKQQYHEREIVRFFCRKCKLCVCQICIATDHKSHEGHDVELLDKVADGEKVNILERAEKLKEKTKLYSDAIFKLEQTELVLHTNTTNVKHEVSQTAEQIIAKIRESEREIITFLENTRVSRLEMLNSAKTQVQSLLKQINQAVEFAEQLVQKSSSSDIMQSKTKLQQRYNELENVPIPELPVSSFVKFFPNLELEKLSVGCVATSEPIIKGLNQDIQAGVESEFEVNPRIPKEQSQRVKCKFQCEVLVEPAENVGSLRTYENEEATLVKFVPKVPGTFNITFKINGKVLSTNTVQVKQRLIQVLGQFELKNETFEQPRGLAVNSKGQIAVVDSKKHCVLITDMEGNCLRKVSCHGNKDGQLHSPSDVTYLNDDNILVADQLNHRIQQFNVQTGNFVKSFGKYGTRDGEFQNPVSVFVDDEGRVIVADYRNHRVQVLSRDGEPLFKFGDSGLEKLGPFGCIYHEKKFIVSDWDDNSVKFYDNTGKFLYKIREPGQGDEQLWGPRGLCLQKCGDHHNLLVCNRNNGRVDQFTLDGWFTGKTDYKVKVPRRITTTPDGLIFVSDWKAEQIYILK, encoded by the coding sequence ATGGAATCGCTGTTGATAAACCTCAAAGAACAAGTTACCTGTGCAATCTGTCTGGATAGTTTTACCGATCCCAAGACAATAATCTGCCTGCACACATTCTGCTGTGACTGTTTGAAGAAACACGCACTGATCAGCCAAAGGAATGGAAAGTTTCGCTGCCCCGAGTGTCAAGCTGAAGTCGATCTTCCCGAAGCAAACTGTTTCGACAAACTACCGTCTAGTTTTCATCATAACAGGTTGCTCAGTCTTCTCGCTGTTCGACAGAGTGGCGATGGGAACGAAATCAGTTGTGGCATTTGCAAGAAAAAGAGCGTAGAGATAAGTTACTGCTTCGAATGCGCTAAATTTATGTGCAGTGACTGTGTAAACGCACATCAACTGTTTACAAACCTCACAGAAGGACACAAGGTGACTCCAGTCAAACAGTTCCAGCCTCAAGACTTCGAAGCCCTGATGAAGAGGCAGTCATTTTGCAAGCAGCAGTATCACGAGCGAGAGATTGTAAGATTTTTCTGCCGCAAATGCAAACTGTGTGTTTGCCAAATTTGCATCGCTACGGATCACAAGTCACACGAGGGCCATGATGTGGAACTACTGGATAAAGTGGCGGACGGCGAGAAAGTCAACATCCTAGAGAGAGCcgaaaagttaaaagaaaagaccAAACTTTACAGCGATGCGATTTTCAAGCTTGAGCAAACAGAGCTTGTGCTGCATACAAATACTACTAATGTTAAACATGAAGTTTCTCAGACAGCGGAACAAATCATTGCCAAGATTCGTGAAAGTGAACGCGAGATTATCACCTTTCTCGAGAACACGCGCGTGTCTCGATTGGAAATGTTAAACTCGGCAAAGACACAAGTTCAGTCCTTGCTAAAGCAGATCAACCAAGCAGTCGAGTTTGCTGAACAACTCGTGCAAAAAAGCTCCAGTTCGGACATAatgcaaagcaaaacaaaactacaGCAGCGTTACAACGAACTTGAAAACGTTCCAATCCCAGAACTTCCGGTCAGTTCCTTTGTGAAGTTCTTCCCGAATTTGGAACTAGAAAAATTAAGCGTTGGCTGTGTAGCAACAAGTGAACCGATCATCAAGGGACTGAATCAAGATATCCAAGCTGGTGTAGAATCAGAGTTCGAAGTTAACCCCAGAATCCCTAAAGAACAATCGCAAAGAGTTAAATGCAAATTCCAATGTGAGGTGCTCGTGGAACCCGCTGAGAACGTAGGAAGTTTGAGAACGTACGAGAATGAAGAGGCTACACTAGTGAAGTTTGTACCTAAAGTTCCTGGTACTTTTAACATCACATTCAAAATAAATGGGAAGGTTCTTTCAACCAACACTGTCCAGGTGAAACAACGGCTCATTCAGGTTTTGGGACAGTTTGAATTAAAAAACgaaacttttgaacaaccaagAGGGTTGGCTGTAAACAGCAAAGGGCAAATTGCTGTTGTTGACAGCAAAAAGCACTGTGTTCTCATAACTGACATGGAAGGAAACTGTCTAAGAAAAGTAAGTTGCCATGGAAACAAGGACGGACAGTTACACAGTCCAAGCGACGTCACATATCTAAATGATGATAACATTCTTGTGGCGGATCAATTAAATCATCGCATTCAACAATTTAATGTTCAAACTGGAAACTTTGTGAAGAGCTTTGGAAAGTACGGGACAAGAGACGGGGAGTTTCAGAATCCTGTCAGTGTTTTTGTGGATGATGAAGGACGCGTTATCGTAGCTGACTACCGTAACCATAGAGTACAAGTTTTGTCACGGGATGGTGAACCTTTGTTTAAATTTGGAGACAGTGGACTAGAAAAACTTGGCCCTTTTGGATGTATTTACCATGAGAAGAAGTTCATTGTTTCTGACTGGGATGACAATTCTGTGAAATTTTATGATAATACTGGAAAGTTTTTGTATAAGATAAGAGAACCAGGTCAGGGTGATGAACAGTTGTGGGGTCCAAGGGGACTTTGTCTCCAGAAATGTGGCGATCATCATAATCTTCTTGTATGTAACAGAAATAACGGTCGTGTTGATCAGTTTACATTGGATGGTTGGTTTACTGGAAAAACTGATTATAAGGTTAAAGTTCCCAGAAGAATAACTACAACACCGGATGGCCTTATTTTTGTTTCGGACTGGAAAGCCGAACAGATATATATTCTAAAATAG